One Triticum dicoccoides isolate Atlit2015 ecotype Zavitan chromosome 3B, WEW_v2.0, whole genome shotgun sequence genomic window, CGAAATATTCGCCTCTAGCGACTCGGACGGCAAGCCGGAGTTCCCGCAGTTGCCCATCTACTCGGAGTCGGGCACTGAGATCGTCGATACCTCTGACGATGAGTAGATAGGATACGTAAGCAGTACATATGTTTTTTATTCTGCATGACTGTATGGATTTGAGGTACATGAATGTAGGAAAGATTTTTATTGTGTGACCGGTCAGTGCATGTGGACGCGGTTGGACGCGACCGTGGGGCGTATAGGTGCCCAAATTAGATGACTAGGGCTGTAGATACTCTAGCAACTATGACCAAAAGCAAACTACGCGTGCAACAATGATTATGCCGCATTCGTCTAGTGTTGTTCATTTAGCTCCATATACATAGAGGATACTTCATGGCAATTAACAATGAAACAAATGCCCTAAACAAACAGAGAAAATTAATAGGGCCATATAATTCAAGACGCAAGACAATAAAGTAGCACAATTAAGAAACAAATTTGTAGTACAATACTACAATACGTTCTAAAACGAGCACAGCCAATGGCTTATATAGCTACAAAGTCTAGTAGGATCAGAATATTCCAACATACTAATTATGAAGCCTAGGACTATGCCGTGTGCACGACAACTTTTATTAAGACCATTTCCTACAACTTCTCATGTTTCTTCCTTGACAACTTTCCATCCATTGTTCGTGTCCTGCCACCAAAGAATATATTAGATGTGAAGGAGAGGGGAAAAAGTGATGTCGTATTGAAATAAAAAGATGAGAAATGCATATCCATGTGTACATGCACATGCTGTTGGCGCCTGTCCAAAGTAATTGTTGCGCGCGCACTAATTAGATTTCAGCGTACATTCATAAACTTGCGCGTTTTCAGTTTTGAGATAGCTTACTACATGTGTCATGGGGTAAACTTGCGTATATTTTAATTATATACTTTCATGTATGAAACACATTGAATGCAGGAACGCCAGGTCTTATATTAGGACTCCTATCAATTGACACATGATGGTTTTTGATTTCAGAAAGGGCACTAAATTTACCTCCTTGACGAGAACCACCCTCGTGCTATGCCTGCTGCAGTGCGACAAGCCTAACCATCCCAGCGATTGGCATGTCCATCTAACAAATGTATGGAATGGAAATGTTATAACTCAGTCAAACCAAAAGgcgatattatatatataacatactGCATGAAAAAATCGAGGTTTTACATTGACTCCACCAAGGCGCTGTCCTAAGAACTCCTTTATAGTTCTGACCGGAACAGCGTATACAGACGCACGTGAAGCTCCGCCAAGCACCCCAACTACCTCGTTTACATTTGCCAAAATAATAGGTGAACCTGATGTGGCTTCCTTAGATGAACAACTACAGTGAAGGTGTGGTTCATCTGGTTCATTGCTGCAATAGTAAACATTCTAATTAGCCCACAACGCTGATAAAATAGGGACAAAAGGAATATAGCTAGTGTTGGAAGATTGTATTACGTTATGTCACCAGAAAAGGTCCCTGGTTCTAGAATAGGATTGGATGAAGCACCCAATGAGATAAAAGAAAGTGCGACAACATTCCATCCAGAAGCATACGGTGAGTCAAAGAACCTCAAAGAAGTCATTGGTTCCACCACCTCTTCAGCCCACAGCAAAGCAAGATCCCGGTGCTCATCGGTATACAATACTCTTGCATTGTATGGGGCGACACTGTTGGAGAAATAAGCATGCATGGTTCCACCATCTTCAACTATCTTAACGACATGTTGACATGACACTATGAGACACCTCGTTTTACTGTGATAGACAATAAAGCCATTGCCACGAAAATCATTTCCAGCAACAGAATGCAGACGCACCACGGAGAACTCATGTTCTCTAAACACCTGCTCACGCCAGCGAGCTTCATCCACGACATCAGACATGTTTAGGTGTCAACCTGTACAAAAAAATACATTCCGGTGAACAATTCATACATATTAAAGTTAAACACGCATGATGTATGTGTGAATCGGCTTGCCGATGGCACGACATCTGCACTACTCCAGCTACCTAGGTAGGTGGTGGTATACTGACATGCAACTTGGCAAGGGCACGAAAACGGGTGACTTGCAAGAGCACAAAAGCCGGCGACTTGGCAAGACCGCAAGATCGCACTGCTGTGCATATTGACTGGATCCATGCGTGTGGAGCTAGCTCCTGGTTGGAGCGGTGCCATGGTAAGCCATGGTTTGCACTACAACGACTCTATCTAGGCTGTAGCACCTGGTGCTAGCTAGGTGGTGTACTGACATCGCAAAGCCGGCGACTTGGCAAGAGCACGGTGCTTCGCATATTGCTCCATACATGTGTGTGGGCTAGATCTGAAGTGCGGGCAGAGCAGGGTTGGGGAAGGGGGGAGGAGAGCACGCGCAGGGCCGCTCACCGGGCGTTCTCTATCAGTGGTATGCCATGCCATGGTCGTCCATGGTTCTAGATCCTGGTCGATCGATTTGCTACTTCCTGACTACTGACTAAGCACATCGATTAGGACTTCCTGACTACTGACTAAGCACGCATCGATTAGGCGTACACGGCCAGGGACTTACCAGCACACAATCGTCGGAGGCTCACGCGGTGCCGGCGGCCGGACGGAAATCTCGTGGCGCAGAGCTGGCTGGACCGGAGAGATGTGGGGCGGGCGGAGCTGAGCACTACCTAAAACAGAGGAATGGTGCATTATTGGCAGACGGGTGGATGGGGAGATATGGGGAGGCTCCCGGCCGGCCAGATTCGCTCTGTGGTGTGGTACCGGGGCGGCAAGGACGAGCAGGTGGAGAGAAGCTGCATAAGGGCGGGCGGGGTACTGCACCGGCTAAAGCCCTCTCCATCCTTTGCCGCTTCGGGAAGACGAGTTATGACAAGAGGCCCCCTCCTTTGACCACCAATAATTGAGATTTTTCAACTGAATGCAATTTCAGAGCAACTCCAACACAACGATCCAAACAGGCCCTCGTTTTATCAAATTTTTTGTTCGTTTGGATCGCCGAGTGGCGCCATTATCCGCTTTTTAGTTTAGGTCTGCCCATCGTCCAACGGGTGGCCGACGCATTTTTCCGCATCCAAAAAACAAATTCAAAAATATGTAGTCGAAATAAACATAATAAATGGCCGGTCAACCGCCGGCCAAAATCCACTTAAGCATTAAATAAAACTTCAATAAACTAAAAACACGCTCGCCCACTGCTTTAGGCTTTGTCGACGCCCTTGCTGTTGTCATCGCCGGTGAGGTCAATGAAGGTCGGCGACAGCCCACCCACGGGAATGCGCTCTCCCATGTCGTCGGTGTTGCCTCCTTCGGCGTCTACTCCGGTGGCGGCATTGCAATGCAGCGGGCGCCCTCCTCCTCCTGTTGCTCGCGGCGCTCCTCCTCCTGCTTGCGCTCGATCTGCTCCTAGCGCTGGCCGgcgtcccgctcctccgccagccaGTGCTGCCTCCAACGTTCGAGTAGGTCACCTCCTCCTTCGGTGGCGTGCATGTAGACGGTAGGCGCGCTCACCCACTCGCCCACAATGTCGGTCCACCCGTACCTTTCCTCGGGGCATGTGAGCGTCGTGGCACGCGCGGGGCCATGGGCGTGCGCGTTTGCTCTGGGTCGGCCTTGGACTCGAGGACAGGCGGCCGCCGTGGCGAGGGGTAGAGCAGGGCGTGGAGGGAGTCCCCAGCCGCCGACAACGCGAgggcctcctccatgccctcccagTGCGCGTCCTGGTCGCGCCTACTCGCCTCCATGGCGCGCTGTGTGGCCGCCTCCAGAGAAGCCTGGTaggccacctcctcctcttcctcctccggctTAACCTCTGGGGCAACGGCACGTAGCTGGGGTCAAGCTGCACGCCGTCGCGGCGGGCAACGTGGTTCTCTATCGTGAACCAGCCCTCCCAGTGGGGGGAGGGGGGGTCTGACGTGTAGGGTCGGAGACGCCGCTGCTCCGGCGTAAGGAGGGTGCGATGCCGGCCACCTCCTCTGCGTGCGACCGCAGCATCGCCGACACGGGGATGTGGTGCAGATCCAAATGCCAGCCTGGGGTAGGTTGGCATCTGGATATGGCAGCCGCTGGTGGTACTTCTAGTGCCGGCGCGCCTGGTGCATCGGATGTACAACCTCTCCCGTGGACCGCCGGCAGCGGCAGAGCAGGAGGCGCGCGAGAAGAGGTGACACCGGGGGTGAGCTTCCCCTTGCCCTTTCCAAAGAAACCCATGGCTAGGGTGGCTAGGGTTTTGGTGTCGCCGACGAGGGAGCGAGCTTGGCCAGATGTGGACAGGGAGAGGAAGTGGATGAGGCcggaccccccccacacacacacacgcgcgcgcacacacacacacacgcttacATAAAAAAAGGACAACGGCCAGGACGCTGCCACACTAGTCCAAGTTAGATGGCTGCATTGACTACGGCCGACGCTGAAGGTTGGGTGGCCAACAAGTGGGGCCGTCACGGACACCGAGCAGACTGCGATGCGTCTGTCTCTTGTCCACGTGGACGCAAATCGGGTGCAAATTTGGGTCTAAAATGCGTCCAGGCGAACAGCAAGCGGACACCTTTtaagtttgggtcggcgcgttgcatTTGGGTCACGGCGGCGTTGGGTTGCTCTCAATTTAGTGAGAGGCATAACTTTTCACCCCGTTTCATTTTCTAGAAAAGTATATGCTACTCCTACTttcttattaaattaaaatttcatTTTTCCAAATTGACTGAGACTTGAAAAAACTCCATGGGCCTAGGATTAATAAAACCACTATTATTACAACCGGGCCAAAAAGGGAATAAGCTCAAAATAATTAATACTACCTCTTTAacttaatgtaagatgtttttttggCTCCATCAGGAAGTAGCATCAAATGAAACTAGTTTTacgtttttttaaatttttttgtttcttgtgaGTGTAAAAGTAAAATGGTTTTTGTTTCTTCTGTTTTCTGCTTTTTCTAGATTTTTGTCCGACTAGGTTTATCGGTTGGTCCACAAGCTCTACAAAAGTGAAGCATGGGTTAGTACAGTTTTGAAGCACATATTTCACTCAAAAAAAATTGTCAAGACTTATCAATATGAGATATAGTTTTAAAAATCTCAATGCGAGACGTGAAACGGTTCG contains:
- the LOC119280798 gene encoding uncharacterized protein LOC119280798, which gives rise to MSDVVDEARWREQVFREHEFSVVRLHSVAGNDFRGNGFIVYHSKTRCLIVSCQHVVKIVEDGGTMHAYFSNSVAPYNARVLYTDEHRDLALLWAEEVVEPMTSLRFFDSPYASGWNVVALSFISLGASSNPILEPGTFSGDITNEPDEPHLHCSCSSKEATSGSPIILANVNEVVGVLGGASRASVYAVPVRTIKEFLGQRLGGVNMDMPIAGMVRLVALQQA